A stretch of the Cyanobacterium stanieri LEGE 03274 genome encodes the following:
- a CDS encoding ABC transporter permease, producing MKLIDTVKMATTTLMANKMRSSLTMLGIVIGNASVIGMIGIGQGAQQLASEQFESLGANVLFVIPGSRQSRRTTFETPNTLVLSDAEAIASQVPSVENVSPQINGRFLVTAGSRNNNVLVTGVTPDFLPVRSFVVETGRFFDDTEVQRSVRVAVIGPEIASQFFPNQNAIGETIKVRNVNFEVIGIMEEKGSFLGTNQDETVYIPLTTMANQLVGRTSQFGTQVSVINVSARDADSIEAARFQIENLLRLRHKIVGEDDFVVETQKDVLSIVGTVTGGLTIMLGAISAISLLVGGIGVMNIMLVSVTERTQEIGLRKAIGATEENILLQFLIEAVIISAAGGVVGTAIGVGGLTLVALLSPLPATASPVAIALAVGVSGGIGLFFGVVPARQAAKLDPIVALRSA from the coding sequence ATGAAACTAATTGACACAGTAAAAATGGCCACTACTACCCTCATGGCAAACAAAATGCGTAGTAGCCTAACCATGCTTGGTATCGTCATCGGTAATGCTTCGGTGATTGGCATGATTGGCATCGGACAAGGGGCGCAACAACTAGCTTCCGAACAATTCGAGTCCTTGGGGGCAAATGTTTTATTTGTGATTCCGGGTAGTCGCCAAAGCCGACGCACCACCTTTGAAACCCCTAACACCCTTGTATTAAGCGATGCAGAGGCGATCGCCTCTCAAGTCCCCAGTGTAGAAAATGTATCTCCCCAGATAAATGGTCGTTTTCTTGTCACCGCAGGAAGTAGAAATAATAACGTTTTAGTCACAGGGGTAACCCCCGACTTTTTACCCGTGCGTAGCTTCGTGGTAGAAACAGGACGCTTTTTTGATGATACCGAAGTGCAACGCAGTGTAAGGGTGGCTGTCATTGGCCCTGAAATTGCTAGTCAATTTTTTCCCAACCAAAATGCCATCGGAGAGACGATTAAAGTAAGAAACGTCAATTTTGAGGTCATTGGCATAATGGAGGAAAAAGGCTCGTTTCTAGGGACAAATCAGGACGAAACCGTCTATATTCCTCTGACTACCATGGCTAATCAATTAGTGGGGCGTACATCTCAGTTTGGCACTCAAGTAAGTGTCATTAACGTTTCCGCAAGGGATGCCGATAGCATTGAAGCCGCCCGTTTTCAAATTGAAAATTTGTTGCGACTACGGCATAAAATTGTCGGGGAAGATGATTTTGTGGTGGAAACCCAAAAAGATGTTTTAAGCATTGTGGGTACGGTAACGGGTGGCTTAACAATCATGTTGGGGGCTATCTCCGCCATTTCCCTATTGGTGGGGGGTATTGGGGTAATGAACATTATGCTCGTTTCTGTCACCGAAAGGACTCAGGAAATCGGGCTACGCAAGGCCATTGGGGCAACGGAAGAAAATATCCTCTTACAATTCCTCATTGAAGCGGTAATTATTTCGGCGGCGGGGGGTGTGGTTGGCACTGCCATTGGGGTGGGAGGGTTAACCCTAGTGGCTTTATTATCTCCTTTACCCGCTACGGCTTCTCCAGTGGCGATCGCCCTTGCGGTGGGTGTTTCAGGGGGGATAGGTTTATTTTTTGGGGTAGTACCTGCTAGACAAGCCGCAAAATTAGATCCCATTGTTGCCTTACGCAGTGCTTAA
- a CDS encoding RNA-guided endonuclease InsQ/TnpB family protein, giving the protein MLNLTFNYKLKPTEKQIKVIEDNLAVCKSVWNHALYERKLWYNSRSCPIDRCSLNGEYIVEPFEYPNYHIQSASLTKAKKTNAFLKSGNAQSMQQTLRKLDRAFNDMKSKGLGFPRYKKKMKSFNVLGSPMLEGNRLKMPLLKSVKIIKSRNLPEGFVIKQVQIIKKASGYYANLMIELDVDVVQPIPHGHAVGIDVGIKSMIATSDGLVLPRPSFLDKTLRKIKLLQRKLRNKIKGSNKWKKLQHRISLLHETVTNSRKDYHFKLAHQLCDGVGMIFVEDINFISWSKGLFSKQSLDMGLGQFFGILEYVCSQTDTYFLKVDKNYTSQMCPNCGTHTGKKTLNVRIHKCFECGYEEDRDVAAAEVIKNRGLGNIAVGTTVIKQPSNGVLSGAKA; this is encoded by the coding sequence ATGCTAAATCTAACGTTCAACTACAAGCTCAAACCTACAGAAAAACAGATAAAGGTCATTGAAGACAACCTCGCTGTTTGTAAATCGGTTTGGAATCATGCCTTGTATGAACGTAAGTTGTGGTACAACAGCCGTAGTTGCCCTATAGATAGATGTTCTTTAAATGGGGAATATATTGTAGAACCTTTTGAATATCCTAATTACCATATACAGTCGGCATCTTTAACAAAAGCTAAGAAGACAAATGCTTTTCTAAAGTCAGGCAACGCCCAATCAATGCAACAGACTTTGAGAAAATTAGACAGAGCTTTTAATGACATGAAATCGAAAGGGTTGGGTTTTCCTAGATATAAAAAGAAAATGAAATCCTTTAATGTGTTAGGCAGTCCAATGTTAGAAGGTAATCGCCTAAAAATGCCATTATTAAAATCGGTGAAAATCATCAAATCTAGGAACCTTCCTGAAGGCTTTGTCATTAAACAAGTTCAAATCATTAAAAAAGCGAGTGGTTACTATGCTAATTTAATGATTGAATTAGATGTGGATGTGGTGCAACCAATACCCCATGGTCATGCTGTGGGTATTGATGTAGGTATTAAAAGTATGATTGCTACCTCTGATGGTTTAGTCCTTCCCAGACCTTCTTTTTTAGACAAAACTCTGCGCAAGATTAAATTACTGCAAAGAAAATTAAGAAATAAAATTAAAGGGTCAAATAAATGGAAAAAACTACAACATCGAATATCTTTGTTACACGAAACAGTCACCAATAGCCGTAAAGACTATCATTTTAAGTTAGCACACCAACTTTGTGATGGGGTGGGGATGATCTTTGTAGAGGATATTAATTTCATTTCTTGGTCAAAGGGATTGTTCAGTAAACAGTCTTTAGATATGGGATTAGGACAGTTTTTTGGTATTTTAGAATATGTTTGTTCTCAGACAGATACTTACTTTCTGAAAGTAGATAAAAACTATACTTCTCAAATGTGTCCCAACTGCGGTACTCACACAGGCAAAAAAACACTGAATGTTAGAATCCATAAGTGTTTTGAATGTGGGTATGAAGAAGATCGAGATGTTGCGGCGGCAGAAGTAATTAAAAATCGAGGTTTAGGAAATATTGCGGTAGGAACTACCGTGATTAAACAGCCCAGTAACGGCGTTCTGTCGGGGGCAAAAGCCTAG
- a CDS encoding manganese efflux pump MntP: MNLVTILLTSFGLAMDAFAVSVCSGLTIKKVQIKDALLIATFFGSFQILMPIIGWFFGLIFRDFLPNFDNWIAFILLAFIGIKMILEGMEDDEEKLDKNPRNLYNLFGLAIATSIDSLAVGLSFSLVESGIVNLLIAVGVITFSLSFAGVILGGKFGHLFEKQAEMIGGIILIFLGLRILLL; the protein is encoded by the coding sequence GTGAATTTAGTTACTATTTTATTAACCTCTTTCGGTCTAGCAATGGATGCTTTTGCTGTGTCTGTATGTAGTGGCTTAACTATTAAAAAAGTTCAGATTAAAGATGCTTTATTAATAGCAACTTTTTTTGGCAGTTTTCAAATTTTAATGCCCATTATTGGCTGGTTTTTTGGTTTAATATTTCGTGATTTTCTTCCTAATTTTGATAATTGGATTGCTTTTATTTTATTAGCTTTTATCGGCATTAAAATGATTTTAGAAGGTATGGAGGATGATGAGGAAAAGTTGGACAAGAATCCTCGTAATCTTTATAATCTATTTGGCTTGGCCATCGCTACTAGCATTGATTCTTTAGCCGTGGGCTTAAGTTTTTCCTTGGTTGAATCGGGCATTGTTAATCTTTTAATTGCCGTGGGGGTTATTACTTTTTCCCTATCTTTTGCTGGGGTAATCCTGGGCGGTAAATTTGGTCATCTATTTGAAAAACAAGCGGAGATGATTGGTGGTATTATTCTTATTTTTCTCGGTTTAAGAATTTTATTACTATAA
- a CDS encoding glycosyltransferase, translating into MLNKNYRIYPATRIILTILIIIGSIFTGWLIGEDTISLFFDNIATIQNNPPLWLVVPNFKVDYLLYLPAILSIVFTIIVNSVFKKQNKIKRFITVIILTFMMIRYILWRSLSSLNFDDKVTGICSILLWGIELFFVFSPLLQNLMMLGLKFRNREANRFRQIVMDGSYQPTVDILIPTYNEPYDIIKKTIVSCQGINYQRKKVYLLDDGDRQEIAQLAYELGCNYITRADNFHAKAGNLNNALQHTDGELIAVFDADFIPQESFLIRTVGFFQKQKLALLQTYQSFYSPDPVTRNLGLENSFPPDVEIFSRHYQVVRDSWHSALCYGSSFLVRRSHLMEIGGFCQNSLSEDYHTGVKLSAQGYEVAYLNESLSAGLSAENIFGHIRQRQRWARGTIQSLFIAENPLTIRGLNFWQRLAHFEGIIQWFTSPLRIVIFFLPLLYTAGIIPIEASLSEIVYFVVPYYCLQVGTFAWLNFRSRSAMISEVYNIVTTFPVAWEVIQTLITPFGSIFKVTPKGTKCDRYYFNWSLASPLCFVLGVNVVNLISIIGLILRESLGELNSAGGIGLILFWNVYNLMIISLSLWAMLDIPKPNNYEWFNICEGVRVVIDEHIYQGMMTKICDVGALVELDYLSSNLVNGKQITGEVNQNQLSINSEKMEIIAQNLYLEGEVTEIKKTKNSYQFKVILETTNIHRYRQLIARIYCLNNHPWLGLNTASEWQTIYLLFKSLIITPWRWLSYSFYQRKSLSNPISSDVTNDDKKESPSVIN; encoded by the coding sequence ATGTTAAACAAAAATTATCGAATTTATCCTGCTACCCGCATCATATTAACTATCTTAATTATTATTGGTAGCATTTTCACTGGATGGCTGATAGGTGAAGATACTATTTCTCTATTTTTTGATAATATTGCTACCATTCAAAATAATCCTCCTTTATGGTTAGTAGTACCGAATTTTAAAGTAGATTATTTATTATATTTACCAGCTATTTTATCTATTGTCTTTACAATTATAGTAAATAGTGTATTTAAAAAACAAAATAAAATTAAACGTTTTATAACTGTTATTATTTTAACTTTTATGATGATACGTTATATTTTATGGCGTAGTTTATCTAGTTTAAATTTTGATGATAAAGTTACGGGAATATGTAGCATTTTATTATGGGGAATTGAACTATTTTTTGTTTTTAGTCCATTATTACAAAATTTAATGATGTTAGGGCTAAAATTTAGAAACAGGGAGGCAAATAGATTCCGTCAAATAGTTATGGATGGAAGTTATCAACCGACGGTTGATATTTTAATTCCTACCTATAACGAGCCTTATGATATTATTAAGAAAACCATTGTTTCTTGTCAGGGAATAAATTATCAAAGAAAAAAAGTATATTTATTGGATGATGGTGATAGGCAAGAAATTGCACAATTAGCCTATGAATTAGGGTGTAATTATATTACTCGGGCTGATAATTTTCATGCTAAAGCGGGAAATTTAAATAATGCTTTACAACATACTGATGGAGAATTGATTGCGGTTTTTGATGCTGATTTTATTCCTCAAGAAAGTTTTTTAATTCGCACGGTGGGTTTTTTCCAAAAACAAAAGTTAGCCCTACTACAAACTTATCAAAGTTTTTATTCTCCTGATCCTGTTACTCGTAATTTAGGTTTAGAAAATAGTTTTCCCCCTGATGTAGAAATTTTTTCCCGTCATTATCAGGTAGTCAGAGATAGTTGGCATAGTGCTTTATGTTATGGTAGTTCTTTTTTGGTAAGACGATCGCACCTTATGGAAATTGGTGGTTTTTGTCAAAATTCTTTAAGCGAAGATTATCATACAGGGGTTAAGTTATCGGCGCAGGGTTATGAAGTAGCCTATCTCAATGAGAGTTTAAGTGCGGGGTTATCGGCGGAAAATATTTTTGGGCATATTAGACAACGACAAAGGTGGGCAAGGGGCACTATTCAATCTTTATTTATTGCAGAAAATCCTTTAACCATTAGGGGATTAAATTTTTGGCAGAGGTTAGCCCATTTTGAGGGAATTATTCAATGGTTTACTAGCCCTTTAAGGATTGTTATTTTCTTTTTACCTTTACTATATACCGCTGGGATTATTCCCATTGAAGCGAGTTTATCGGAGATTGTTTATTTTGTTGTGCCTTATTATTGTTTGCAGGTTGGCACTTTTGCTTGGTTAAATTTTCGTAGTCGTTCGGCAATGATTTCGGAAGTTTATAATATTGTTACTACTTTTCCTGTGGCTTGGGAAGTAATTCAAACTTTGATTACTCCTTTTGGTTCTATTTTTAAGGTTACACCAAAGGGGACTAAGTGCGATCGTTATTATTTTAATTGGAGTTTGGCTTCTCCTTTATGTTTTGTGTTAGGGGTTAATGTGGTTAATTTAATTAGTATTATTGGCTTAATTCTGAGGGAGTCTTTGGGGGAGTTAAATTCGGCTGGGGGCATTGGTTTAATCCTTTTTTGGAATGTTTATAATTTGATGATTATTTCTTTATCTCTTTGGGCAATGTTAGATATACCAAAACCCAATAATTATGAATGGTTTAATATTTGCGAAGGGGTTAGGGTGGTAATTGATGAGCATATTTATCAAGGTATGATGACTAAAATTTGTGATGTAGGGGCGCTGGTGGAGTTGGATTACTTATCTTCTAATTTGGTTAATGGGAAACAAATTACAGGGGAGGTAAATCAAAATCAATTATCTATTAATTCTGAAAAGATGGAAATAATTGCCCAAAATTTATATCTTGAAGGGGAGGTAACGGAGATTAAAAAGACTAAAAATAGTTATCAATTTAAGGTTATATTGGAGACAACAAATATACACCGTTATCGTCAATTGATTGCTAGGATATATTGCCTAAATAATCATCCTTGGTTGGGTTTAAATACTGCTTCGGAATGGCAGACTATTTATTTACTATTTAAGTCTTTAATTATTACTCCTTGGCGATGGTTAAGTTATAGTTTTTATCAAAGAAAAAGTTTATCTAATCCTATTTCCTCTGATGTAACCAATGATGATAAGAAAGAAAGTCCATCGGTGATAAATTAA
- the sppA gene encoding signal peptide peptidase SppA: protein MKKFLQQTFASFIGSLAGLFFFFALSAGGLFFFFMALLMSSNTPQVENQSVLVFNLNSQITDSTGDRPLATVLSEESPSVLTLRQITTAINRAAEDERITALFLDGSRGNINTGYGSLSEIKTALENFKNSGKKIISYNVSAGEKDYFLTSIADEVYLNPLGSLEMNGLSSSQLFFADALDRYGIGVQIIRVGQYKSAVEPFTRNDFSPESRLQTEELLTNLWDIYTDEISNPRSLTPSNINNIADNIGFLKAEEAEELALIDGLSYLDEVNDNLKVISNNENSESLPTIDIRKYVTITNNTNNQNVKDTIAILHIDGNIVDGMGRVGEVGGDRMAQEIEKIRDDDNIKGVIVRINSPGGSAIASERITRELELTAQEKPIVISMGDVAASGGYWIATAGEKIFANESTITGSIGVFGLLFNLEDIADSVGVNADVIKTNELADINNTFQAKTDQEIEIYQSNVDQIYNLFLEKVAQSRNLSIPEVDEIAQGRVWLGNIAQEIGLVDEIGGLDSAIEYLNTVLELNEQYKIQEFPQRRNWENELLTALENSQLNTNKINKAALANTIWNLNSELELIDIIEKPNRIYSILPFKMNIK from the coding sequence ATGAAAAAATTTTTACAACAAACATTCGCTAGTTTTATCGGTAGTTTAGCCGGTTTATTTTTCTTTTTTGCCCTCAGTGCGGGGGGTTTATTTTTCTTTTTCATGGCTTTATTGATGAGTAGCAATACCCCCCAAGTGGAAAATCAATCGGTATTAGTTTTTAACCTTAATAGTCAAATTACTGATAGTACGGGCGATCGCCCTTTAGCTACGGTATTAAGCGAAGAAAGCCCCAGTGTTTTAACCCTCAGACAAATCACCACGGCTATTAATCGGGCGGCGGAGGATGAACGCATTACGGCTTTATTTTTGGATGGAAGTCGAGGTAATATTAACACAGGATATGGTAGTTTATCGGAGATTAAAACTGCTTTAGAAAATTTTAAAAATAGCGGTAAAAAAATTATTTCTTATAATGTTTCTGCGGGAGAAAAAGATTATTTTTTGACCTCTATTGCCGATGAAGTTTATCTAAATCCTTTAGGCTCTTTGGAGATGAATGGTTTAAGTTCTAGTCAATTATTTTTTGCTGATGCCCTCGATAGATATGGCATTGGGGTACAAATAATTAGGGTGGGTCAATATAAGTCTGCGGTAGAACCTTTTACCCGTAACGATTTTAGCCCCGAAAGTCGCTTACAAACAGAGGAGTTGTTAACTAATTTATGGGATATATACACCGATGAAATTAGTAATCCTCGTTCTTTAACTCCTAGTAATATTAATAATATTGCTGATAATATTGGTTTTTTGAAAGCTGAAGAAGCTGAAGAATTAGCTTTAATTGATGGGCTTAGTTATCTTGATGAAGTTAATGATAATTTAAAGGTTATTTCTAATAATGAAAATAGTGAATCTTTACCGACTATTGATATTAGAAAATATGTAACTATTACTAATAATACAAATAATCAAAATGTCAAAGATACCATTGCCATTCTTCACATTGACGGTAATATCGTTGATGGTATGGGTAGAGTGGGAGAGGTAGGGGGCGATCGCATGGCTCAAGAAATTGAAAAAATTAGAGATGATGATAATATAAAAGGGGTTATCGTCAGGATTAATAGTCCTGGGGGAAGTGCGATCGCATCTGAACGCATTACCAGAGAATTAGAACTCACCGCCCAAGAAAAGCCCATCGTTATCTCTATGGGGGATGTGGCCGCCTCTGGGGGTTATTGGATAGCCACGGCGGGAGAAAAGATATTTGCCAACGAAAGCACCATCACAGGCTCTATAGGTGTCTTTGGTTTACTATTTAATCTCGAAGATATTGCTGATAGTGTGGGTGTTAATGCTGATGTCATCAAAACCAACGAATTAGCGGATATAAACAACACCTTTCAAGCTAAAACAGACCAAGAAATTGAGATTTATCAAAGCAATGTTGACCAAATTTATAACCTTTTTCTTGAAAAAGTAGCCCAATCCCGTAATTTATCTATTCCAGAGGTTGATGAAATTGCCCAAGGCAGAGTCTGGTTAGGTAATATTGCCCAAGAAATTGGCTTAGTGGACGAAATTGGTGGGTTAGACAGTGCGATCGAATATCTTAACACTGTTTTAGAATTAAATGAACAATATAAAATTCAAGAATTTCCCCAACGAAGAAACTGGGAAAATGAATTATTAACGGCTTTAGAAAATAGTCAATTAAACACTAATAAAATAAATAAAGCTGCCCTAGCTAATACTATTTGGAATCTTAATTCAGAACTAGAATTAATAGATATTATTGAAAAACCCAATCGTATTTACTCCATACTTCCTTTTAAAATGAACATCAAATAG
- the grxC gene encoding glutaredoxin 3 → MSAKVEIYTWSTCPFCIRAKGLLNQKNVDFVEYCIDGDRTGKEEMSARANGRTSVPQIFINDEHIGGCDDIYALERAGKLDSLLNS, encoded by the coding sequence ATGAGCGCAAAAGTAGAAATTTATACTTGGAGTACCTGTCCTTTTTGTATTCGTGCAAAAGGATTATTAAACCAAAAAAATGTCGATTTTGTTGAATATTGTATAGATGGCGATCGCACTGGAAAAGAAGAAATGTCAGCTAGGGCAAACGGTAGAACAAGTGTGCCTCAAATATTCATCAATGACGAGCATATAGGGGGTTGTGATGATATTTATGCCTTAGAAAGAGCGGGAAAATTAGATAGTTTATTAAATAGTTAA
- the gshB gene encoding glutathione synthase, with the protein MKFAFIIDPISKLDPTHDSSVAIMEAAQILGHEIWITYISDLSIVDGKAYAHLQPLTLQPVKLVDNHWVAENNWYSLHSSQFLPLETFDGVFMRKDPPVTIPYLYATYILDLINPQKTKVINSPQGIRCANEKIYALNFTSVIPDTIVSQNKSVIADFLEAKGEAVIKPLGGKAGEGILFLEKGDRNFNSLIEVSTKQGQEPVMVQQYLPAAKEGDKRIIIVNGKPLGAVNRIPTGKEFRGNMAVGGRVAKTEITPEDLKICHAVAPRLMADGLTFVGIDVIGGYLTEVNVTSPTGIREIDFLNNVSLGKETIYSLFAP; encoded by the coding sequence ATGAAATTTGCATTCATCATCGATCCGATTTCCAAATTAGACCCAACCCATGATAGTAGTGTTGCTATAATGGAAGCAGCGCAAATTCTTGGTCATGAAATCTGGATTACTTATATATCCGACTTGAGTATAGTTGATGGAAAAGCATACGCTCATTTACAACCCCTCACCCTTCAACCTGTCAAACTTGTCGATAATCATTGGGTAGCCGAAAATAACTGGTATAGTCTTCATTCCTCACAATTTTTACCCCTAGAAACATTTGATGGGGTATTTATGCGTAAAGATCCTCCTGTAACTATCCCTTATCTTTATGCTACTTACATATTAGACCTTATTAACCCCCAAAAAACCAAAGTAATTAACTCTCCCCAAGGGATTCGTTGTGCCAACGAAAAGATATATGCCCTCAATTTTACTTCAGTGATACCCGATACCATTGTTTCTCAAAATAAATCCGTTATTGCTGACTTTCTCGAAGCTAAGGGGGAAGCAGTCATCAAACCCCTTGGAGGTAAAGCAGGGGAAGGTATCTTATTTTTAGAAAAGGGCGATCGCAACTTTAACTCCCTTATTGAAGTTAGCACAAAACAAGGACAAGAACCCGTCATGGTGCAACAATATCTCCCTGCCGCCAAAGAAGGGGATAAAAGAATTATTATTGTCAATGGTAAACCCCTTGGGGCTGTCAATCGCATTCCCACTGGGAAGGAATTTCGAGGTAACATGGCCGTTGGTGGTAGGGTAGCCAAAACGGAAATTACCCCCGAAGACTTAAAAATTTGTCATGCTGTAGCGCCTCGGTTAATGGCTGACGGTTTAACTTTTGTGGGTATTGATGTTATTGGTGGTTATTTAACTGAAGTTAACGTTACTAGCCCTACAGGTATCCGAGAAATTGACTTTTTGAACAACGTTAGTCTAGGGAAGGAAACTATTTATTCTTTATTTGCACCCTAG